A part of Helicoverpa zea isolate HzStark_Cry1AcR chromosome 17, ilHelZeax1.1, whole genome shotgun sequence genomic DNA contains:
- the LOC124638513 gene encoding uncharacterized protein LOC124638513, with amino-acid sequence MYSLINSNFNRTYNPSGRQNALSDIKKLLTSRDTAAQNKACGYLIEVISRYNKKSDEGARMVEYLLENDITVFLCEATSNLDFTLFRSILTCLRLLWRSREFFSEEHAAHAMTAVLRALAHYAGSGSKPPVDACLHFLCDLLNGVSANKTTPALSHQSAYSAVQLLACLNALAPHISTNRNTILSSALVLHALISYQPENLTISINTANSLLEVLKKWFSLLMGTLNHAMLVGDDGVSGMFYVVICQIGLDVFGLIKLVGRVQKADFVQSILSDDHEVSALKQCSGQMEEAVRLVVAELVGFTKEHQSSIPTEEYNVFLKLLLTYFYSNNNNECLPDFCDMLFSKGYLMMLPQVQITRNDVSVRKVSTLVLGEMLKVLAEKYLNVNAVQDSDTCAKVIHMGLVELQYGIEKPHRIGSQLQKNQPYSLLIYMYFYCQSSENPEEATAPLLPYLVEHILKLPKTFKPPAYIIKALWLVFAMSTISNGSLESLGERVYLEKATDRLVAMLNPDPSVFYTHNPAILLWAFTSQRISNFVRLHVLSQWFKSEDSLPADLTTQPTVWELLLNILIQCTDKTIVGNCMEALHICLEDGDDNARQEFAELIWSMLPNVLSKVLIDTEYQIDTNICHFLDLASTLPPLEIDQTICLKTAVLITAIYSKNLPEQCEESTRHHYEYVCLKLGLCLLSLANNQNDNRVLLTYTNRAGFLQSVLAAADSSDERVACAALQLLSYVIHYFTKNNYQPKSVLQIQTHLIIKTLKRDSTSERGASLLQLVYMMLNTGASSPLALAYSVEDQPTVNVQCNALRALMFRIQLMLCCRDSKNQSTAGWKTLSSIFKHAIVTKNDTKLIATLTSQPWTHTLIHFQLTQDLTPEFLTFTQNWLTLLKITIKKCQEMNRIQLCKQSLVIKTMMLMKKNLTVDGDLKEMNQKVLGLVDEILEEAAIKY; translated from the exons ATGTATAGTTTAATCAATTCTAATTTTAATAGAACTTATAACCCAAGTGGAAGGCAGAATGCTTTATCCGATATCAAAAAACTGCTTACATCTAGAGACACAGCTGCACAAAATAAAGCGTGCGGATATTTGATAGAAGTGATTAGCCGTTACAATAAGAAATCGGATGAAGGAGCTCGTATGGTGGAATATTTACTCGAAAATGATATCACTGTATTTTTGTGCGAAGCCACTTCAAACTTAGATTTCACACTTTTTAG ATCCATCCTAACATGTCTGCGTCTCCTGTGGCGGTCACGGGAATTCTTCTCGGAGGAGCACGCTGCGCACGCGATGACAGCGGTGCTACGTGCTCTCGCGCACTACGCGGGCAGCGGCTCCAAGCCGCCTGTAGACGCCTGCCTGCACTTCTTGTGTGATTTATTGAATGG GGTTTCCGCCAACAAGACCACACCAGCACTCTCCCACCAAAGTGCTTACAGCGCTGTCCAGCTGCTAGCTTGTCTGAACGCACTAGCTCCCCATATCAGCACGAACCGAAACACGATTCTATCCAGCGCTTTAGTGCTGCACGCGCTGATTTCATACCAACCAGAAAACCTAACTATCAGTATTAATACTGCGAACTCTTTGCTCGAAGTGCTGAAGAAATGGTTCAGTCTACTGATGGGCACCTTGAACCATGCAATGTTGGTGGGAGACGATGGAGTTTCTGGAATGTTCTACGTCGTTATTTGCCAGATTGGATTGGATGTTTTTGG ATTGATAAAACTGGTTGGTCGCGTTCAGAAAGCGGATTTCGTCCAGTCGATACTAAGTGATGATCATGAAGTGAGTGCTCTGAAGCAGTGCTCAGGGCAGATGGAAGAGGCTGTCAGATTAGTTGTGGCTGAACTTGTTGGATTTACGAAG GAACATCAATCATCAATACCCACGGAAGAATACAATGTATTTCTAAAGCTGCTCTTAACATATTTCTATTCTAACAATAACAACGAATGTCTACCAGATTTCTGTGATATGCTGTTCTCGAAAGGATATCTTATGATGTTGCCTCAAGTACAAATTACAAG GAACGATGTCTCTGTCCGCAAAGTAAGCACTCTAGTTCTAGGCGAGATGCTTAAAGTGCTGGCTGAGAAATATCTCAATGTGAACGCCGTGCAAGACAGTGACACATGTGCCAAGGTTATTCAC ATGGGTCTCGTAGAATTACAGTACGGCATAGAGAAACCTCACCGCATCGGCTCACAACTGCAGAAGAACCAACCATACAGTTTGCTCATTTATATGTACTTCTATTGCCAGTCTTCTGAAAA tCCTGAAGAAGCAACAGCGCCACTTTTACCTTACCTAGTGGAACACATACTTAAATTACCCAAGACATTCAAGCCACCTGCGTATATCATTAAAGCTTTGTGGCTTGTGTTTGCT ATGTCAACAATATCAAACGGTTCACTAGAATCTCTGGGCGAACGTGTTTACCTTGAGAAGGCGACGGATCGTTTAGTGGCAATGTTGAACCCTGATCCATCGGTATTCTACACCCACAACCCAGCTATATTACTATGGGCGTTTACCTCCCAGAGAATTTCAAATTTTGTTAGGTTACACGTG CTATCTCAATGGTTTAAATCCGAAGACTCTTTGCCAGCCGACCTTACAACCCAGCCAACAGTTTGGGAACTTCTCCTAAACATTTTGATACAGTGTACCGACAAAACCATTGTGGGGAACTGTATGGAGGCCCTTCATATTTGTTTGGAAGACGGAGACGATAATGCTAGACAGGAATTTGCTGAGTTGATTTGGTCTATGCTGCCTAATGTTCTGTCTAAAGTTTTGATAGACACTGAATATCAGatag ACACAAATATATGTCACTTCTTAGACCTAGCTTCAACTCTACCACCTCTAGAAATAGACCAGACGATTTGCCTAAAGACCGCTGTATTAATAACTGCAATTTACTCGAAGAATCTTCCAGAACAGTGTGAGGAAAGCACTAGGCATCATTACGAATATGTCTGTTTGAAACTGGGCTTGTGTTTGCTTAGTTTGGCTAATAACCAGAACGATAATAGAG TTCTTTTAACTTACACAAATCGTGCTGGATTTCTGCAATCTGTGTTGGCTGCAGCTGATAGTTCAGATGAAAGAGTCGCTTGTGCAGCACTACAGCTACTCTCTTACGTTATACATTACTTCACCAAGAACAACTATCAG CCAAAATCAGTACTGCAAATCCAAACTCATTTGATCATAAAGACACTAAAACGCGACAGTACAAGCGAAAGGGGTGCTTCACTTCTACAACTAGTATACATGATGTTGAATACGGGAGCCAGTTCACCTCTGGCTTTAGCTTATAGTGTTGAAGATCAGCCGACGGTCAACGTGCAATGTAACGCGTTGAGAGCATTAATGTTCAGGATACAGCTGATGTTGTGTTGTAGG GATTCTAAAAACCAATCCACAGCCGGCTGGAAAACTCTAAGCTCAATCTTCAAACATGCAATAGTCACAAAGAACGATACAAAATTGATAGCTACCCTAACATCCCAACCTTGGACTCACACACTCATTCATTTCCAACTCACACAAGACTTGACACCAGAGTTCCTAACATTCACTCAGAATTGGCtgacattattaaaaataactataaaaaagtgCCAAGAAATGAACAGAATTCAGCTCTGTAAGCAGAGTTTGGTGATCAAAACGATGATGTTGATGAAGAAGAATTTGACGGTGGACGGGGATCTGAAAGAAATGAATCAGAAGGTGCTGGGTTTAGTTGATGAGATTTTGGAAGAGGCTGCTATTAAATATTAA
- the LOC124637970 gene encoding DET1- and DDB1-associated protein 1, with protein MSVMEFLKDLPSYDEHNFTLFNTDHGIRNCSKRPSIYLPTKDIPSEQIIVTEKTNILLRYLHQQWEKKNNNSPKKRDQSHIEQNGEESRPRKRPCLNSPLN; from the exons ATG TCGGTGATGGAGTTTCTCAAGGATCTACCGTCGTACGACGAGCACAACTTCACATTATTCAATACGGATCATGGAATTAGAAATTGTTCTAAAAGACCGTCGATTTATTTACCAACTAAGGATATACCATCTGAACAAA tAATTGTaacagaaaaaacaaatatactGTTAAGATATCTACACCAGCAATGGGAGAAAaag aACAACAATTCACCAAAGAAGCGTGACCAGAGCCACATTGAACAGAATGGCGAGGAGAGCCGACCTCGCAAGAGGCCGTGTCTCAACTCCCCGCTCAACTGA
- the LOC124637969 gene encoding inactive selenide, water dikinase-like protein — MSYQSSVAQDSLAAAQLEMTGNPNALALRRPFDPVAHDLEASFRLTRFADLKGRSCKVPQDVLGKLVESLQQDYSQQEDQFMHVAIPRIGIGLDCSVTPLRHGGLCLVQTTDFFYPLVDDPYMMGKIACANVLSDLYAMGVTECDNMLMLLGVSTKMTEKERDVVIPLIMRGFKDSALEAGTSVTGGQTVINPWCAIGGVATTICQPNEYIVPDNAVMGDVLVLTKPLGTQVAVNAHQWLDQPERWNRIKLVVSEEDVRKAYHRAMDSMSRLNRIAARLMHKYNAHGSTDVTGFGLLGHAQNLASHQKNEVSFVIHNLPVIAKMAAVAKACGNMFQLLQGHASETSGGLLICLPREQAAAYCKDIEKQEGYQAWIIGIVEKGNRTARIIDKPRVIEVPAKD, encoded by the coding sequence ATGTCGTATCAATCAAGTGTAGCGCAGGACTCTTTAGCTGCGGCACAGTTGGAGATGACCGGTAACCCCAATGCATTGGCGTTGCGTCGGCCATTCGACCCGGTGGCTCACGACTTGGAAGCGAGTTTTCGTTTGACCCGATTCGCTGACCTAAAAGGAAGAAGCTGCAAGGTCCCGCAAGATGTTTTGGGAAAATTGGTGGAATCACTACAGCAGGACTACTCCCAGCAAGAAGATCAGTTCATGCATGTGGCGATCCCGCGCATTGGTATTGGCTTGGATTGCTCGGTAACGCCACTCAGGCATGGAGGACTTTGTTTGGTTCAGACTACTGACTTCTTCTACCCATTAGTGGATGACCCCTATATGATGGGCAAGATTGCGTGTGCTAATGTACTAAGCGACTTATACGCGATGGGTGTTACTGAATGTGACAACATGCTGATGCTGCTCGGCGTGTCAACAAAGATGACTGAGAAAGAACGTGACGTTGTCATTCCTCTAATAATGCGTGGATTCAAGGACTCTGCCCTGGAGGCAGGCACCTCCGTCACTGGAGGACAGACAGTTATTAACCCCTGGTGCGCTATCGGTGGGGTTGCTACAACAATTTGTCAACCTAATGAATATATTGTTCCTGATAATGCTGTGATGGGCGACGTGCTTGTACTTACCAAACCCCTGGGCACCCAAGTGGCTGTGAATGCTCATCAGTGGCTGGATCAACCTGAACGCTGGAACCGTATCAAGTTGGTGGTATCTGAAGAAGATGTGCGCAAAGCTTATCATCGTGCTATGGACTCTATGAGCCGATTGAACCGTATTGCAGCTCGCCTGATGCATAAATATAATGCCCATGGTTCTACTGATGTCACTGGGTTCGGCTTACTTGGTCATGCACAGAACTTGGCATCTCATCAGAAGAATGAGGTCTCCTTTGTGATTCATAATCTGCCAGTGATTGCTAAGATGGCAGCAGTGGCTAAAGCATGCGGAAACATGTTCCAATTGTTACAAGGACATGCCTCTGAGACTTCCGGAGGACTGTTGATTTGCTTGCCACGTGAACAGGCTGCTGCATACTGCAAAGACATTGAGAAGCAAGAAGGGTACCAGGCTTGGATCATTGGTATTGTTGAGAAGGGCAACCGCACTGCACGCATCATTGACAAGCCCCGAGTCATTGAAGTGCCCGCTAAGGATTAA
- the LOC124638362 gene encoding uncharacterized protein LOC124638362 isoform X2: MSVNNWKKVENEAGYPCYIDEAAGKQQYDHPEFRKIMESLQEYDGIKQGTYRVAFKIYSLQKHLRVPPLRISSGVFARHRLSLSESSLSLDTVELESVLADIYFAAEKEGLFTGDIDLAVDLLINLLLNIYDSERKEPIRVLAAKTLLIILSEESAADKWSSLANCCMDHNGCVSPKRLAALLAQVTALSAYLGVISDHAEADVEACFGKSAGMLGAHARAVAEWGVQHCSSARWLPLVQRVVASRNSADVTACCALCVQPLIQVLKFKCAKCSDVYFCEKCYLYDKNLTNVSGHKKTHLIYEIMEGQGMRRLFFCTKTKKKGPGSKKGSKKSIDRPEGSERRRNGPVIFTSTVGKASGNNASNPAVMLQDIITQLETQQKSLQEVSNRIQKVYGPIDNDMKKEVENNDLLTKLEAHWTHVTTQINRLKILKENLSSSQPTIPSENPSKSDKTDRPQAFDLFSPIPVLETEKQSKVTDVKNPPRVLSLDSGNFSAVSKRDSQNLLTMSGDALKPVVVHATSDSISTVSMNDISSWHNETDTASSRRGRTSLRHENSTIRSLAAAERKFAADIRCVEHSNDKMRELNADLDTVLDRLQQILTNNFAMDDSCFDNTQLRETATEMEGLLGTLIRGVEQRATLNATKGLV; the protein is encoded by the exons ATGTCTGTGAATAATTGGAAAAAGGTGGAAAATGAGGCGGGATATCCGTGTTACATCGA CGAGGCGGCAGGGAAGCAACAATATGATCATCCCGAATTTAGAAAGATAATGGAATCTCTTCAGGAGTATGATGGGATCAAGCAGGGCACCTATCGAGTCGCTTTTAAAATTTACTCCCTACAAAAACACCTGAGAG TACCACCACTTCGAATAAGTTCAGGAGTATTCGCAAGACACCGTCTCAGTTTATCGGAAAGCAGCTTGTCTCTGGACACAGTAGAGTTGGAGTCTGTTCTTGCTGACATTTACTTTGCTGCTGAGAAAGAAGGTTTGTTTACTGGAGACATAGACCTCGCTGTGGACTTGCTGATCAACCTGTTGCTTAATATTTATGATAG TGAAAGAAAAGAACCAATCAGAGTGCTAGCAGCGAAGACACTCCTCATAATCTTAAGTGAGGAATCAGCTGCTGACAAATGGTCATCATTAGCCAACTGCTGTATGGACCACAATGGCTGTGTGTCTCCCAAAAGACTGGCCGCCCTGTTGGCCCAGGTGACCGCACTGTCTGCATACCTTGGGGTGATCAGTGACCATGCTGAGGCTGATGTTGAGGCTTGTTTTGGTAAG AGTGCTGGCATGCTGGGCGCCCACGCGCGAGCGGTGGCGGAGTGGGGCGTGCAGCACTGCAGCAGCGCGCGCTGGCTGCCGCTCGTGCAGCGCGTGGTCGCCAGCAGGAACAGTGCTGACGTCACCGCCTGCTGTGCCCTGTGTGTGCAGCCCCTCATACAG gtGCTGAAATTCAAATGTGCAAAATGCAGTGATGTGTACTTCTGTGAGAAATGTTACTTGTATGACAAAAACTTGACGAATGTTAGCGGACACAAGAAGACTCACTTGATATATGAGATCATGGAAGGACAA GGCATGAGACGTCTATTCTTCTGCACTAAAACCAAGAAGAAAGGGCCAGGGTCTAAGAAGGGCTCTAAGAAGAGTATAGATAGGCCAGAAGGATCTGAACGACGTAGGAATGGACCTGTCATATTTACTTCCACCGTTGGCAAGGCTTCCGGCAATAATGCGAGTAATCCTGCTGTGATGTTGCAGGATATTATCACGCAGTTGGAAACACAGCAAAA ATCCCTACAAGAGGTATCAAACCGGATTCAGAAAGTGTACGGACCGATAGACAACGATATGAAAAAGGAGGTGGAAAATAACGACCTTCTAACAAAGTTAGAAGCGCACTGGACTCATGTAACGACACAAATTAATCGACTGAAGATTTTAaag GAAAATCTATCATCAAGTCAGCCAACAATACCATCAGAGAATCCTTCAAAATCCGATAAGACCGATCGACCACAGGCTTTCGACTTATTCAGTCCAATACCTGTCTTAGAAACAGAAAAACAGTCAAAAGTTACTGATGTTAAGAACCCACCCAGGGTACTGAGTTTGGACTCTGGAAACTTTTCCGCAGTGTCCAAGAGAGATAGTCAGAATCTATTGACCATGTCCGGAGATGCGTTGAAACCTGTGGTCGTACATGCGACCTCTGATAGCATATCTACTGTGTCTATGAATGATATTAGTAGCTGGCATAATG AAACAGACACAGCGTCATCAAGGCGGGGTCGTACATCCCTTCGTCACGAGAACTCTACGATCCGTTCACTGGCGGCCGCTGAACGGAAATTCGCGGCCGATATACGCTGCGTCGAACACTCTAACGATAAGATGAGGGAACTCAATGCTGACCTGGATACCGTGCTTGACAGGCTGCAGCAGATATTGACCAATAACTTTGCTATGGACG ATTCATGTTTCGACAACACGCAACTGCGTGAGACTGCGACCGAAATGGAAGGATTACTCGGCACCTTAATACGCGGAGTCGAACAGCGGGCCACACTCAACGCTACTAAAGGATTAGTATAA
- the LOC124638362 gene encoding dystrophin-related protein 2-like isoform X1, whose amino-acid sequence MSVNNWKKVENEAGYPCYIDEAAGKQQYDHPEFRKIMESLQEYDGIKQGTYRVAFKIYSLQKHLRVPPLRISSGVFARHRLSLSESSLSLDTVELESVLADIYFAAEKEGLFTGDIDLAVDLLINLLLNIYDSERKEPIRVLAAKTLLIILSEESAADKWSSLANCCMDHNGCVSPKRLAALLAQVTALSAYLGVISDHAEADVEACFGKSAGMLGAHARAVAEWGVQHCSSARWLPLVQRVVASRNSADVTACCALCVQPLIQVLKFKCAKCSDVYFCEKCYLYDKNLTNVSGHKKTHLIYEIMEGQPKSSEYMNFLKGMRRLFFCTKTKKKGPGSKKGSKKSIDRPEGSERRRNGPVIFTSTVGKASGNNASNPAVMLQDIITQLETQQKSLQEVSNRIQKVYGPIDNDMKKEVENNDLLTKLEAHWTHVTTQINRLKILKENLSSSQPTIPSENPSKSDKTDRPQAFDLFSPIPVLETEKQSKVTDVKNPPRVLSLDSGNFSAVSKRDSQNLLTMSGDALKPVVVHATSDSISTVSMNDISSWHNETDTASSRRGRTSLRHENSTIRSLAAAERKFAADIRCVEHSNDKMRELNADLDTVLDRLQQILTNNFAMDDSCFDNTQLRETATEMEGLLGTLIRGVEQRATLNATKGLV is encoded by the exons ATGTCTGTGAATAATTGGAAAAAGGTGGAAAATGAGGCGGGATATCCGTGTTACATCGA CGAGGCGGCAGGGAAGCAACAATATGATCATCCCGAATTTAGAAAGATAATGGAATCTCTTCAGGAGTATGATGGGATCAAGCAGGGCACCTATCGAGTCGCTTTTAAAATTTACTCCCTACAAAAACACCTGAGAG TACCACCACTTCGAATAAGTTCAGGAGTATTCGCAAGACACCGTCTCAGTTTATCGGAAAGCAGCTTGTCTCTGGACACAGTAGAGTTGGAGTCTGTTCTTGCTGACATTTACTTTGCTGCTGAGAAAGAAGGTTTGTTTACTGGAGACATAGACCTCGCTGTGGACTTGCTGATCAACCTGTTGCTTAATATTTATGATAG TGAAAGAAAAGAACCAATCAGAGTGCTAGCAGCGAAGACACTCCTCATAATCTTAAGTGAGGAATCAGCTGCTGACAAATGGTCATCATTAGCCAACTGCTGTATGGACCACAATGGCTGTGTGTCTCCCAAAAGACTGGCCGCCCTGTTGGCCCAGGTGACCGCACTGTCTGCATACCTTGGGGTGATCAGTGACCATGCTGAGGCTGATGTTGAGGCTTGTTTTGGTAAG AGTGCTGGCATGCTGGGCGCCCACGCGCGAGCGGTGGCGGAGTGGGGCGTGCAGCACTGCAGCAGCGCGCGCTGGCTGCCGCTCGTGCAGCGCGTGGTCGCCAGCAGGAACAGTGCTGACGTCACCGCCTGCTGTGCCCTGTGTGTGCAGCCCCTCATACAG gtGCTGAAATTCAAATGTGCAAAATGCAGTGATGTGTACTTCTGTGAGAAATGTTACTTGTATGACAAAAACTTGACGAATGTTAGCGGACACAAGAAGACTCACTTGATATATGAGATCATGGAAGGACAA CCAAAATCATCAGAATACATGAACTTCTTAAAGGGCATGAGACGTCTATTCTTCTGCACTAAAACCAAGAAGAAAGGGCCAGGGTCTAAGAAGGGCTCTAAGAAGAGTATAGATAGGCCAGAAGGATCTGAACGACGTAGGAATGGACCTGTCATATTTACTTCCACCGTTGGCAAGGCTTCCGGCAATAATGCGAGTAATCCTGCTGTGATGTTGCAGGATATTATCACGCAGTTGGAAACACAGCAAAA ATCCCTACAAGAGGTATCAAACCGGATTCAGAAAGTGTACGGACCGATAGACAACGATATGAAAAAGGAGGTGGAAAATAACGACCTTCTAACAAAGTTAGAAGCGCACTGGACTCATGTAACGACACAAATTAATCGACTGAAGATTTTAaag GAAAATCTATCATCAAGTCAGCCAACAATACCATCAGAGAATCCTTCAAAATCCGATAAGACCGATCGACCACAGGCTTTCGACTTATTCAGTCCAATACCTGTCTTAGAAACAGAAAAACAGTCAAAAGTTACTGATGTTAAGAACCCACCCAGGGTACTGAGTTTGGACTCTGGAAACTTTTCCGCAGTGTCCAAGAGAGATAGTCAGAATCTATTGACCATGTCCGGAGATGCGTTGAAACCTGTGGTCGTACATGCGACCTCTGATAGCATATCTACTGTGTCTATGAATGATATTAGTAGCTGGCATAATG AAACAGACACAGCGTCATCAAGGCGGGGTCGTACATCCCTTCGTCACGAGAACTCTACGATCCGTTCACTGGCGGCCGCTGAACGGAAATTCGCGGCCGATATACGCTGCGTCGAACACTCTAACGATAAGATGAGGGAACTCAATGCTGACCTGGATACCGTGCTTGACAGGCTGCAGCAGATATTGACCAATAACTTTGCTATGGACG ATTCATGTTTCGACAACACGCAACTGCGTGAGACTGCGACCGAAATGGAAGGATTACTCGGCACCTTAATACGCGGAGTCGAACAGCGGGCCACACTCAACGCTACTAAAGGATTAGTATAA